Proteins encoded in a region of the Geobacillus genomosp. 3 genome:
- a CDS encoding CxxH/CxxC protein, with the protein MIFTCEEHIDVAIDEYVEETEQAPDISPVDNNERPCWFCGKKAVYVVGN; encoded by the coding sequence ATGATATTCACATGTGAAGAACATATTGATGTCGCCATTGACGAATATGTGGAGGAGACAGAACAGGCGCCCGATATCTCACCTGTGGATAACAACGAAAGACCGTGTTGGTTTTGCGGAAAAAAAGCTGTATATGTAGTAGGGAACTAA
- the rlmH gene encoding 23S rRNA (pseudouridine(1915)-N(3))-methyltransferase RlmH, giving the protein MHICIAAVGKLKEKYLIQGVNEYTKRLSAYAKIEIIEVADEKTSERASELEEEQVKQREGERLLAKIPHDAYVIALAIEGKMRSSEQFAARLDELATYGKSKIVFVIGGSLGLSKQVMARANEALSFSKMTFPHQLMRLILLEQIYRAFRINRGEPYHK; this is encoded by the coding sequence GTGCATATTTGCATTGCCGCTGTGGGCAAATTGAAGGAAAAATATTTAATTCAAGGGGTCAATGAGTACACAAAGCGCCTGTCTGCGTATGCGAAAATAGAGATAATCGAAGTCGCTGATGAAAAAACTTCCGAGCGGGCTAGCGAACTTGAGGAAGAGCAAGTTAAGCAGCGTGAGGGCGAGCGGCTGCTGGCGAAAATCCCGCATGACGCCTATGTCATCGCGCTCGCCATTGAGGGGAAGATGAGATCGTCCGAGCAATTTGCGGCCCGGCTTGACGAACTTGCCACTTACGGCAAAAGCAAAATCGTTTTTGTCATTGGCGGCTCGCTCGGGTTAAGCAAACAAGTGATGGCACGTGCTAACGAGGCGCTGTCGTTTTCGAAAATGACGTTTCCTCATCAGCTCATGCGCCTCATTTTGCTTGAGCAAATTTACCGCGCGTTTCGGATTAATCGGGGGGAACCGTACCATAAATAA
- a CDS encoding glycosyltransferase family 8 protein: MIHLVTATNDAYALPLGVMLTSLFVNKTSEYPVIVYILYETLSDKNKQNIEKIVNSYKQQSIFLPITDPIFTQLKETNYITKEMYYRIAIPDLLGPEVKKVLYLDCDLIVKKDISELWETNIDDCFVAAVESVDAQGRKNDLLIPDGYHYFNSGVLLINVEKWREHHISSKVFEFIQTHPEKLVHPDQDALNAVLYDKWLPLHPKWNYTTGHIKLPRLHTKPVIIHFTGRKKPWDTGHPLAKQYFKYRKKVDWE; this comes from the coding sequence TTGATCCATCTTGTCACAGCGACAAACGACGCCTACGCTTTGCCCCTTGGGGTCATGCTGACATCATTGTTCGTCAACAAAACGTCTGAATATCCAGTTATCGTTTATATACTATACGAAACGTTATCTGATAAAAACAAACAGAATATCGAAAAAATCGTCAACAGCTACAAACAGCAATCCATTTTTTTGCCGATTACCGACCCGATTTTTACTCAGTTAAAAGAAACAAATTATATTACAAAAGAAATGTATTACCGGATTGCCATTCCAGACCTGCTCGGTCCGGAAGTCAAAAAAGTGCTTTATCTTGACTGCGACCTCATTGTCAAAAAAGATATCTCCGAACTATGGGAGACAAACATTGACGATTGCTTCGTCGCTGCTGTCGAGAGCGTCGACGCTCAAGGAAGAAAAAATGACTTGCTTATTCCGGACGGGTACCATTACTTTAACTCCGGCGTTTTATTAATCAATGTAGAGAAATGGCGGGAACACCACATCTCCTCTAAAGTGTTCGAGTTCATTCAAACGCATCCGGAAAAACTTGTTCACCCCGACCAAGATGCGTTAAATGCCGTTTTGTATGACAAATGGCTGCCTTTGCATCCAAAGTGGAATTATACAACAGGCCATATCAAGCTTCCACGCCTGCACACAAAGCCGGTTATCATCCATTTCACCGGCCGGAAGAAACCGTGGGACACCGGCCATCCACTCGCCAAGCAATATTTTAAGTATCGAAAAAAGGTGGATTGGGAATAG
- a CDS encoding two-component system regulatory protein YycI, with product MDWSKTKTIFIIVFLILDCFLVYQFMEKRNSSQLDVILETTIEEQLEANGITYVDLPKEVTKAAYVSGKSRSFTSADTKKLSGQKVEVEGETKLKGTFTHPVALNVEDPYQLREFLQRYILNGKQYTFWSFDKRKGTVICYQVYDGKVIYGNENSKLVIHVNEQREALSYEQTMLDDLEKYERKQDIVPAIKAIETLYRKGHLQPGDRVTKVELGYYGLVQFTASQVLTPTWHIVVNRKEDYFVNAFEGQVITDQGNVLE from the coding sequence ATGGATTGGAGTAAAACAAAGACGATTTTTATTATTGTGTTCCTCATCCTTGATTGCTTTTTAGTCTATCAGTTTATGGAAAAAAGAAATAGCAGCCAGTTGGATGTCATTTTGGAAACGACGATTGAAGAACAGCTCGAGGCGAACGGCATTACGTATGTCGATTTACCAAAAGAGGTGACAAAAGCGGCGTATGTTAGCGGCAAAAGCCGCTCATTTACCAGTGCTGATACGAAAAAACTGTCTGGACAAAAAGTAGAAGTTGAAGGGGAAACAAAGTTAAAAGGGACGTTCACCCATCCGGTCGCTTTAAACGTCGAAGACCCGTACCAACTGCGTGAGTTTTTACAGCGCTACATCTTAAACGGGAAACAATACACCTTTTGGTCATTTGACAAAAGGAAAGGCACGGTGATTTGTTACCAAGTGTATGACGGGAAAGTGATTTATGGCAACGAAAACAGCAAGCTCGTTATTCACGTCAACGAGCAGCGGGAGGCGCTGTCCTATGAACAGACGATGCTGGATGACTTGGAAAAATACGAGCGGAAACAAGATATCGTTCCAGCCATTAAGGCCATTGAGACGCTGTATCGGAAAGGGCATTTGCAGCCAGGAGACCGTGTCACGAAAGTCGAGCTTGGCTACTATGGCCTCGTCCAGTTTACCGCTTCGCAAGTCCTAACGCCGACATGGCATATCGTCGTCAACCGGAAAGAAGACTATTTTGTCAATGCGTTTGAAGGGCAAGTCATTACGGATCAAGGAAATGTGCTGGAGTGA
- a CDS encoding MBL fold metallo-hydrolase — protein sequence MTMRFSVLASGSTGNAFYVETNRQRLLVDAGLSGKQLEQLFAEIDRHPKQLDALLVTHEHSDHIKGLGVLARKYRLPVYANEKTWQAMGQAIGDIPSEQKFVFPLGAVRTFGDVDVESFGVSHDAAEPMFYVFHYGGKKLALLTDTGYVSERMKKTIENADVFVFESNHDVGMLRMGRYPWNVKRRILSDVGHISNEEAGLALADVIGERTKQIYLAHLSQDNNMKELARMTVAQTLEQRGLAVGAGFRLYDTDPRKATALAYV from the coding sequence ATGACAATGCGATTTAGTGTACTGGCCAGCGGCAGCACCGGCAACGCCTTTTACGTCGAAACGAACCGCCAGCGCCTGCTCGTCGATGCCGGACTGAGCGGCAAACAACTCGAGCAGCTGTTTGCCGAAATCGACCGCCATCCGAAGCAATTGGATGCGTTGCTTGTGACTCATGAGCATAGCGACCATATTAAGGGGCTTGGCGTCCTCGCCCGCAAGTACCGTTTACCGGTTTATGCGAATGAAAAAACGTGGCAGGCCATGGGACAGGCCATCGGCGACATCCCGTCCGAGCAAAAGTTTGTCTTTCCGCTCGGTGCGGTGAGAACGTTCGGTGATGTCGACGTTGAGTCATTTGGCGTTTCCCATGATGCAGCTGAACCGATGTTTTACGTCTTCCACTATGGAGGAAAAAAGCTCGCCTTGCTCACCGATACCGGCTATGTGAGCGAGCGGATGAAAAAAACGATCGAAAATGCTGATGTCTTCGTATTTGAAAGCAACCATGATGTCGGGATGTTGCGAATGGGGAGGTATCCGTGGAACGTTAAGCGCCGCATTTTAAGCGACGTTGGCCATATTTCGAATGAAGAAGCGGGTCTGGCGCTTGCTGATGTAATTGGCGAACGGACGAAACAAATTTATTTGGCTCATTTAAGCCAAGATAACAATATGAAAGAGCTGGCGCGTATGACTGTGGCGCAAACGCTCGAACAGAGGGGGCTGGCGGTCGGTGCCGGCTTTCGTTTGTACGATACCGACCCGCGCAAGGCGACTGCGTTAGCGTATGTGTGA
- a CDS encoding NAD-dependent epimerase/dehydratase family protein, giving the protein MKVLVTGGCGFIGSHIVDLLVESGYDSAVIDNLSTGSAAFLHPEAKWHHVDLLSQTDVDAVFAHEKPDYVIHQAAQTSVPASIADPSADALINIFGTLTVLHCCVKYNVKKIIFASSCAVYGDAGDTSITESSPVRPTSFYAASKQMGELYIRLFHRYYGLTYTILRYANVYGPRQSAKNEGGVVAALIRKQLAKEPPVIFGDGNQTRDFVFVKDVAWANVLSLTKGDNDTFNIGTNQGTTINELAALIASFFPSPTRCLYHPERPGDIRHSRLNAEQANRQLGWLPKYDLETGLAETVRFYRSNNFTK; this is encoded by the coding sequence TTGAAGGTTTTGGTGACAGGCGGCTGTGGGTTTATCGGCTCCCATATTGTCGATTTGCTAGTAGAATCAGGTTATGATTCGGCGGTCATCGACAACCTTTCTACAGGATCGGCGGCGTTTCTTCACCCGGAGGCAAAATGGCATCATGTCGATCTCTTATCCCAAACCGATGTCGACGCTGTGTTCGCCCATGAAAAACCTGATTATGTCATCCACCAAGCAGCGCAAACGTCCGTCCCCGCCTCCATTGCCGATCCGTCCGCTGATGCTTTAATCAATATTTTCGGCACCTTAACCGTCCTTCATTGCTGTGTAAAGTATAACGTGAAAAAAATCATTTTCGCGTCCTCCTGTGCCGTTTACGGCGATGCCGGCGACACGAGCATCACCGAATCGTCCCCCGTCAGGCCCACCTCCTTTTACGCTGCCTCGAAGCAGATGGGCGAGCTGTATATCCGCCTTTTTCACCGCTATTACGGCCTTACGTATACGATATTGCGATACGCCAACGTATACGGGCCGCGGCAATCTGCCAAAAATGAAGGCGGCGTTGTGGCGGCGCTCATCCGTAAACAGCTTGCCAAGGAACCGCCGGTTATATTCGGCGACGGCAATCAGACGCGCGATTTTGTATTTGTCAAAGACGTCGCTTGGGCGAACGTACTTTCTTTAACGAAAGGGGATAACGATACGTTCAACATTGGCACGAATCAAGGAACGACGATCAACGAGCTGGCGGCGCTCATTGCTTCCTTCTTTCCATCGCCGACCCGCTGTCTTTACCATCCCGAACGGCCAGGAGACATCCGTCATAGCCGATTGAACGCGGAACAGGCCAACCGTCAGCTTGGCTGGCTGCCGAAATACGATCTAGAAACCGGGTTAGCAGAAACGGTGCGTTTCTATCGGTCAAACAACTTCACCAAATGA
- a CDS encoding YycH family regulatory protein: protein MYEAIKTVVLTLLVLISITLTFVLWTYHPKYDVLQNDEYIQHVSVSNTQVDTAMVVQPKQMLIHKNGAHYAVTKEEEKSEALKEMKKWTLDDFENISSSVPPGKFLSFLNGKERLEVIYPDEVPIDIYRLIFMVEDKGLDGLSFDRILVPLEGEDKFPVYFIATDKHKIYKAIASDASQEVISRLAKEASRFPRYFAYPVSETKQLYLPENEVALSSLQYYTDELDVDKFKEALFSDPSFVKKDLIPFGEEYTDGSRLMDVDFLQRMLLYVNPAARVSNISQTKSETHLIQKSIDFVNEHGGWTDLYHFARWSEEDRKVIFRLVVNGYPVFNEYGMSEIVETWGASDLMKYQRPLFRLEIADRNRTPKTLPSGRAIVKQLEKRKDIRKTLVKDVAIGYELVKDPEREKVIRLEPAWFYLYGQTWKKVNVDGESGGGGTNGLE, encoded by the coding sequence ATGTATGAGGCGATTAAAACCGTCGTGTTGACATTGCTCGTGCTGATCAGCATTACGTTGACGTTCGTTTTATGGACATACCATCCGAAATATGACGTGCTGCAAAACGACGAGTACATTCAGCACGTTTCCGTGAGCAACACGCAAGTCGATACAGCGATGGTCGTGCAGCCGAAGCAGATGCTCATCCATAAAAATGGCGCCCATTATGCCGTAACCAAAGAAGAAGAAAAAAGTGAAGCGCTGAAAGAAATGAAAAAGTGGACGCTTGACGATTTTGAAAACATTTCATCCTCCGTTCCGCCAGGAAAGTTTTTGTCATTTTTAAACGGCAAGGAGCGGCTGGAAGTGATTTATCCAGATGAAGTGCCGATTGACATATACCGGTTGATTTTTATGGTGGAGGATAAAGGGTTGGACGGTTTGTCATTTGACCGTATCCTCGTCCCACTTGAAGGAGAGGACAAGTTTCCGGTGTACTTTATCGCGACGGACAAACACAAAATTTATAAGGCAATCGCCAGTGACGCGTCGCAGGAAGTCATCAGCAGGCTGGCGAAAGAGGCAAGCCGCTTTCCCCGCTATTTTGCCTATCCGGTCAGCGAGACAAAACAGCTTTATTTGCCGGAAAACGAAGTGGCGCTCAGCAGCTTGCAATATTATACCGATGAACTAGATGTCGATAAATTTAAAGAGGCGCTATTTAGTGACCCGAGCTTTGTCAAAAAAGACTTGATTCCGTTTGGCGAAGAATATACCGATGGTTCACGGCTGATGGACGTTGATTTTCTCCAGCGCATGCTGTTGTATGTCAATCCGGCCGCGCGCGTCTCCAACATTAGCCAAACCAAATCGGAAACCCACCTCATTCAAAAAAGCATCGATTTTGTCAACGAACATGGCGGCTGGACTGATCTATACCATTTTGCCCGTTGGAGTGAAGAAGACCGGAAAGTCATTTTCCGTCTTGTTGTGAACGGCTATCCGGTTTTTAACGAATATGGCATGTCAGAAATCGTGGAAACGTGGGGAGCGAGCGATTTAATGAAATACCAGCGCCCGCTTTTCCGTCTTGAAATTGCTGACCGCAATCGTACACCGAAAACCTTGCCGTCCGGCCGCGCTATTGTCAAACAGCTCGAAAAAAGAAAAGACATCCGCAAAACGCTCGTGAAAGATGTCGCTATCGGCTACGAGCTCGTCAAAGATCCGGAACGGGAAAAGGTGATTCGACTTGAACCGGCGTGGTTTTATTTGTATGGGCAAACGTGGAAAAAGGTGAACGTTGACGGGGAGAGCGGAGGAGGGGGAACGAATGGATTGGAGTAA
- the walK gene encoding cell wall metabolism sensor histidine kinase WalK codes for MKKVGPFRSIHFKFVIIYVLLILIAMQIIGVYFVRKLETELVQNFKNSLNERVTLLAYNVEQAMNRERDEKSLTLEEDIRSLLHDFVSQDISEVRVIDEKGKVLATSNPYMQNIVGKRTTEIYVKRSLVTGELVDRMLLDRKTGYRMYISSTPIKTGGEVKGVIYVIASMENVFSQMRQINMILATGTGIALAITAVLGIFLSRTITRPISDMRRQALVMTRGDFSRKVKVYGYDEIGQLAMTFNNLTKKLQEAQATTEGERRKLESVLTHMTDGVIATDRRGRVILINDAAINILNVSRETVLSSSIVDVLGIADQYTFDTLLEERDSLILDFSTDDELYILRASLSVIQKEGGFVNGLIVVLHDITEQEKIDRERRQFVANVSHELRTPLTTMKSYLEALADGAWQDKEIAPRFIQVVQNETERMIRLVNDLLHLSKLDSKDYKLKKTWVNFSAYFHKVIDRFELTKSDNIKFIRKIPREAIFVEVDEDKITQVLDNIISNALKYSPQGGTITFRVRELADEIIVSVSDEGVGIPKADLAKVFERFYRVDKARSRKLGGTGLGLAIAKEVVLAHGGTIWAESKEHKGTTIYFTLPLEREQKDDWYDV; via the coding sequence ATGAAAAAGGTAGGGCCATTTCGTTCGATCCATTTTAAGTTTGTCATTATTTATGTGTTGCTCATTCTCATCGCCATGCAAATTATCGGCGTGTATTTCGTTCGCAAACTGGAAACGGAGCTTGTGCAAAACTTCAAAAATTCGTTGAACGAACGGGTGACGCTGCTTGCTTATAACGTTGAGCAGGCGATGAACCGGGAACGGGATGAGAAAAGCCTGACATTAGAAGAAGACATCCGTTCGCTTCTTCATGATTTCGTTTCCCAAGACATTTCCGAAGTGCGCGTCATCGATGAGAAAGGGAAAGTGTTGGCGACATCGAATCCGTACATGCAAAATATCGTCGGGAAGCGGACGACAGAGATTTATGTGAAACGTTCGCTCGTCACCGGTGAACTTGTCGACCGGATGTTGCTTGATCGGAAAACAGGCTATCGCATGTACATCTCCTCGACTCCGATCAAAACGGGCGGGGAAGTCAAGGGGGTTATTTACGTCATTGCCTCCATGGAAAACGTCTTCTCACAAATGCGGCAAATCAACATGATTTTGGCGACCGGGACAGGGATCGCTCTCGCCATTACTGCTGTGCTGGGCATCTTTTTGTCGCGTACGATCACCCGGCCCATTTCCGATATGCGTCGGCAAGCGCTAGTGATGACGAGGGGGGATTTTTCCCGCAAGGTGAAAGTGTATGGCTACGATGAAATCGGCCAGCTGGCGATGACGTTCAACAATTTGACCAAAAAGCTGCAGGAAGCGCAGGCCACGACAGAAGGGGAGCGGCGCAAACTTGAGTCGGTGCTGACACATATGACCGACGGTGTCATCGCGACTGACCGCCGCGGCCGCGTCATTCTCATTAACGATGCCGCGATCAATATTTTGAATGTTTCACGTGAAACAGTGCTGTCGAGTTCGATCGTCGATGTGCTTGGCATCGCCGACCAATATACGTTTGACACGCTGCTCGAGGAGCGCGATTCGCTCATTTTGGATTTCAGCACGGATGACGAACTGTATATTTTGCGTGCGTCGTTGTCCGTCATTCAAAAGGAAGGCGGGTTTGTCAACGGGTTGATCGTCGTCTTGCACGACATTACCGAACAGGAAAAAATCGATCGCGAGCGCCGGCAGTTCGTCGCCAATGTGTCGCATGAGCTGCGCACGCCGTTGACGACGATGAAAAGCTACTTGGAAGCGTTAGCTGATGGCGCTTGGCAAGACAAGGAGATTGCACCAAGGTTCATTCAAGTGGTGCAAAACGAAACCGAGCGGATGATCCGGCTTGTCAACGATTTGCTCCATCTGTCGAAGCTCGACAGCAAAGACTATAAACTGAAGAAAACATGGGTCAATTTTTCGGCTTATTTTCATAAAGTCATTGACCGGTTTGAGCTGACGAAAAGCGACAATATCAAGTTCATCCGCAAAATTCCGCGCGAGGCGATTTTCGTTGAAGTGGATGAAGATAAAATTACACAAGTGCTGGACAACATTATTTCTAACGCGTTGAAATACTCTCCCCAAGGCGGAACGATCACGTTCCGCGTTCGTGAGTTGGCCGATGAAATCATCGTCAGCGTCAGCGACGAAGGAGTCGGTATTCCGAAGGCAGATTTGGCGAAAGTTTTCGAGCGCTTTTATCGGGTTGATAAGGCGCGGTCGCGCAAGTTGGGTGGCACCGGCCTTGGCCTGGCCATTGCCAAAGAAGTCGTGCTTGCCCACGGCGGGACGATTTGGGCGGAAAGCAAAGAACATAAGGGGACGACGATTTACTTTACGTTGCCGCTAGAACGAGAACAAAAGGATGACTGGTACGATGTATGA
- a CDS encoding GGDEF domain-containing protein has protein sequence MLLRARPIIFAVFFLSITVAFVSKPTFFDRPYMTALLFYWLFSSLYSHLRVVDKTKNNIPVDYGINYSLSFALFAGPLGLLIFETLFRLTEHMTKKYLKTAESDEWLHTLYNIGSFVTFNSLAFALYDFLHPLFRPIPFIGFWLLIFLLVIIVSFLTDCCLIMIFYITGDIRTQREALDFIKTRSWTDMGKTALTNGLLFLFLQEQRWDMLLSLFLLNYFVSRSFFSKSQSIQHKLERDHFERMAYTDFLTGVHNRAYMDQTIAKLNKTGEWIGVVVADIDNFKAINDTYNHAVGDEVIRHFALTLKQFLNEDDFLFRSGGEEFTMFLRHRTFEESVQLVEGIRETVRHSTVLVDDGAAKRPVAYTSSFGLYFFQTGEAISIEKAYVYADHLLLHSKESGKNKVSAQCGGVA, from the coding sequence ATGTTACTCCGAGCACGACCGATTATTTTTGCCGTTTTTTTCTTGTCGATCACCGTTGCCTTTGTGTCAAAACCAACTTTCTTCGATCGCCCATATATGACCGCTTTGCTGTTTTACTGGCTGTTTTCTAGCCTGTATTCCCACTTGCGCGTCGTTGACAAAACGAAAAACAATATTCCGGTTGACTATGGCATCAATTACAGCTTGTCGTTTGCCCTGTTTGCCGGCCCACTCGGGCTGCTTATTTTTGAAACATTATTTCGCTTGACTGAACATATGACAAAAAAATACTTGAAAACAGCGGAATCCGACGAATGGCTGCACACGTTGTACAACATCGGTTCTTTTGTGACATTCAATTCACTGGCGTTTGCCTTATACGATTTCCTTCATCCACTGTTTCGTCCTATTCCGTTCATCGGCTTTTGGTTGCTTATTTTTCTGCTCGTCATCATCGTTTCCTTTTTAACTGACTGCTGTCTGATTATGATTTTTTATATAACCGGCGACATTCGGACACAGCGTGAGGCACTGGATTTTATTAAGACAAGAAGCTGGACGGATATGGGAAAAACCGCGCTGACGAACGGCCTGTTATTTCTCTTTTTGCAGGAGCAGCGGTGGGATATGCTTTTGAGCTTGTTTTTGCTCAATTACTTCGTCAGCCGCTCGTTCTTTTCCAAATCGCAAAGCATCCAGCATAAACTAGAGCGCGACCATTTTGAACGGATGGCGTATACCGACTTTCTGACCGGCGTTCATAACCGCGCCTACATGGATCAGACGATTGCCAAGTTAAACAAAACAGGAGAATGGATTGGTGTTGTCGTCGCCGATATCGACAATTTTAAAGCGATTAACGATACGTACAACCACGCCGTCGGCGATGAAGTCATTCGCCACTTTGCCTTGACATTAAAACAGTTCCTTAACGAAGATGATTTTTTGTTCCGTAGCGGCGGAGAAGAGTTTACCATGTTTTTGCGCCACCGCACATTTGAGGAAAGCGTCCAGCTTGTCGAGGGGATACGGGAAACCGTACGCCATAGCACCGTGCTGGTCGATGACGGAGCGGCCAAGCGTCCGGTTGCTTACACGTCGTCATTTGGCCTTTACTTTTTTCAAACAGGAGAAGCGATATCAATCGAAAAGGCGTACGTCTACGCCGATCACTTATTGCTCCATTCGAAAGAAAGCGGCAAAAATAAAGTATCGGCCCAGTGTGGGGGAGTTGCGTAA
- a CDS encoding S1C family serine protease: protein MGYYDDHYESREQMKRKRRSGSFVSALVGAILGGLLVLMSIPALSRWDVLPYDVVPPQGREEERGGENGAPPIRQSVSVDVTTAVTTAINQVSEAVVGVVNIQQAGFWSQGGEEGVGSGVIYKKAGGRAFIVTNHHVVENASQLEVSLKDGTRVPAKLLGSDVLMDLAVLEIDAKHVKKVAEFGDSDAVKPGEPVIAIGNPLGLQFAGSVTQGIISGTNRTVEVDLDQDGAPDWNAEVLQTDAAINPGNSGGALVNIKGQVIGINSMKIAQEAVEGIGFAIPINAAIPIISDLEKYGQVRRPYMGVELRSLSDIPSYHLQATLHLPLNVTEGVAVIQVVPMSPAAQAGLQQFDVIVALDGEKIRNVLDLRKYLYTEKSIGDRMEVTFYRDGEKRTVTMKLARESY from the coding sequence ATGGGATATTACGATGACCATTACGAATCGCGTGAGCAAATGAAGCGGAAACGGCGCAGCGGTTCGTTTGTTTCTGCCCTTGTCGGCGCCATACTGGGCGGACTGCTCGTCCTCATGTCGATCCCGGCGCTTTCCCGTTGGGACGTCCTCCCATACGATGTCGTGCCGCCACAAGGCAGGGAGGAAGAACGGGGCGGAGAAAACGGAGCTCCCCCCATCCGGCAAAGTGTTTCTGTTGATGTGACGACAGCGGTGACGACAGCGATCAATCAAGTGTCCGAGGCGGTCGTCGGCGTCGTCAATATCCAACAGGCGGGCTTTTGGTCGCAAGGAGGCGAAGAGGGCGTCGGATCGGGCGTCATTTACAAGAAAGCCGGGGGACGGGCGTTTATTGTGACAAACCACCATGTTGTTGAAAACGCGAGTCAGCTGGAAGTAAGCTTAAAAGACGGGACGAGGGTGCCGGCGAAGCTGCTCGGGAGCGATGTGCTCATGGACTTGGCCGTATTGGAAATTGACGCGAAGCATGTGAAAAAGGTGGCTGAGTTCGGTGACTCCGATGCCGTGAAGCCGGGCGAGCCGGTCATCGCCATCGGCAACCCGCTCGGCCTGCAGTTTGCCGGGTCGGTGACACAAGGCATCATTTCCGGGACGAACCGGACGGTGGAAGTTGACTTGGACCAAGATGGCGCCCCGGATTGGAATGCGGAAGTATTGCAGACCGATGCGGCTATTAACCCGGGCAACAGCGGCGGCGCTCTCGTCAACATCAAAGGACAAGTCATTGGGATTAATTCGATGAAAATCGCTCAGGAAGCAGTGGAAGGCATTGGATTTGCCATCCCAATCAACGCAGCCATCCCGATCATTTCCGATTTGGAGAAATACGGACAAGTGCGCCGCCCATACATGGGCGTGGAACTCCGCTCGCTGAGCGACATTCCATCGTATCATTTGCAGGCGACACTTCATTTGCCGCTGAACGTGACGGAAGGGGTGGCGGTCATCCAAGTCGTGCCGATGTCGCCAGCTGCGCAGGCAGGCTTGCAGCAGTTTGACGTTATTGTGGCGCTTGATGGGGAAAAAATTCGCAACGTGCTTGACTTGCGCAAGTATTTGTATACGGAAAAATCGATCGGCGATCGAATGGAAGTCACGTTTTATCGTGATGGGGAAAAGCGGACGGTCACGATGAAATTGGCGCGCGAGTCGTATTAA
- a CDS encoding glycerate kinase, with product MKIVIAPDSFKESLSALEVAEAVERGFQAVFPQAEYVKVPMADGGEGTVQSLVDATGGRVVETEVTGPLGEPVRAFFGLLGDGKTAVIEMAAASGLHLVPRDRRNPLVTTTRGTGELIRAALDAGATHLIIGLGGSATNDGGAGMVQALGGRLLDRDGRDIGPGGGALAHLQSIDLSGLDPRLEGVRIDVACDVDNPLTGPKGASAIFGPQKGATPDMVAVLDQNLAHYADVISRELGKQIGAIPGAGAAGGLGAGLLAFLPAELKRGVEIVIETVQLAERIKGADLVITGEGRIDGQTIFGKTPIGVAKTAKRFGVPVIGIAGSLGDDSAVVLDHGIDALFTIVPGVIPLEKAFEQAEQYVTQTARHIASVYRLGQIGKDSSR from the coding sequence ATGAAAATTGTTATCGCCCCGGATTCGTTTAAAGAAAGTCTCTCAGCGCTCGAAGTCGCTGAGGCGGTCGAGCGCGGGTTTCAGGCGGTGTTTCCGCAAGCCGAATATGTGAAAGTGCCGATGGCTGACGGCGGAGAAGGGACGGTGCAATCGCTTGTGGATGCGACCGGCGGCCGCGTGGTGGAAACCGAAGTGACCGGGCCGCTCGGTGAGCCGGTGCGGGCGTTTTTCGGCTTGCTTGGCGACGGGAAGACAGCGGTGATTGAGATGGCAGCCGCCTCGGGATTGCATCTTGTCCCGCGCGACCGGCGCAACCCGTTAGTGACGACGACGCGGGGGACAGGGGAACTGATCCGAGCCGCCCTTGATGCCGGTGCCACCCACCTGATCATCGGCCTCGGCGGCAGCGCGACAAACGACGGCGGGGCCGGCATGGTGCAGGCGCTTGGCGGACGGCTTTTAGACCGCGACGGCCGCGACATCGGTCCGGGAGGCGGGGCGCTCGCTCATTTGCAGTCGATCGACTTGTCCGGGCTCGATCCGCGTCTGGAGGGCGTCCGCATTGATGTCGCGTGTGACGTCGACAATCCGCTCACTGGACCGAAAGGCGCGTCCGCCATTTTTGGCCCGCAAAAGGGGGCGACACCCGATATGGTCGCGGTTCTCGATCAGAACTTGGCGCACTATGCTGATGTCATCAGCCGCGAACTCGGCAAACAAATCGGCGCCATCCCAGGCGCCGGTGCGGCCGGCGGTTTAGGCGCGGGGCTGCTTGCGTTTCTGCCGGCTGAATTAAAGCGTGGCGTCGAGATTGTGATCGAAACGGTCCAACTCGCTGAACGCATTAAAGGGGCGGATCTGGTCATCACCGGTGAAGGGCGGATCGACGGGCAGACGATATTCGGAAAAACACCGATCGGCGTCGCCAAAACAGCGAAGCGGTTCGGCGTCCCGGTCATCGGCATCGCCGGATCATTAGGCGACGACAGCGCGGTCGTCTTAGACCATGGCATTGACGCCCTTTTTACGATCGTTCCCGGCGTCATTCCGCTCGAGAAAGCGTTTGAGCAGGCGGAACAGTATGTGACACAAACAGCGCGGCATATCGCCTCTGTGTACCGTCTTGGCCAAATAGGAAAAGACTCTTCCCGTTAA